In one window of Haloterrigena salifodinae DNA:
- a CDS encoding acetamidase/formamidase family protein produces MEAEEIAVDHRIDADDDTVHSDWDNGRKPALTVEPGDVVRISCRDATNGQLSPTSTAADVAALDIDPIHALTGPIAVEGARPGDVLAVELLKVEHEGVGYTLVLPGSAELGVLADEFPDPALHVWDLEGDIGHFVDGIEVPLNPFPGIVGVAPAEDGPHGTFPPRDVGGNIDVKQLTAGSRVYLPVAVEDALFSIGDCHAAQGDGEVCGTGIEAPMTVTCRFGLRSDRSIDRPQFETAGPFTPTGRDEPMYGTTGIADDLMTATRRAVRSMVDHLQNERGLERDDAYMLCSAAVDLKINEAVNAPNWVVSAYLPESIFPEAKQRPTRA; encoded by the coding sequence ATGGAAGCCGAAGAGATCGCAGTAGACCATCGGATCGACGCCGACGACGACACCGTTCACAGCGACTGGGACAACGGACGCAAGCCGGCTCTAACGGTCGAACCGGGGGACGTCGTCCGGATTTCGTGTCGGGACGCGACGAACGGACAGCTCAGCCCGACGTCGACGGCGGCGGACGTCGCCGCGCTCGACATCGATCCGATCCACGCGCTGACCGGCCCCATCGCGGTCGAGGGCGCCCGACCGGGCGACGTCCTCGCGGTCGAACTGCTCAAGGTCGAACACGAGGGCGTCGGCTACACGCTGGTCCTCCCGGGATCGGCGGAGCTCGGCGTGTTGGCCGACGAGTTCCCCGACCCGGCGTTGCACGTCTGGGATCTCGAGGGCGACATCGGCCACTTCGTGGACGGGATCGAGGTACCGCTGAATCCGTTCCCCGGCATCGTCGGCGTCGCGCCCGCCGAGGACGGCCCCCACGGAACGTTTCCGCCGCGGGACGTCGGCGGGAACATAGACGTCAAGCAGCTCACGGCGGGCTCGAGGGTCTATCTTCCCGTCGCGGTCGAGGACGCCCTGTTCAGCATCGGGGACTGCCACGCCGCACAGGGGGACGGCGAGGTCTGCGGGACCGGCATCGAAGCGCCGATGACCGTCACCTGCCGGTTCGGCCTGCGCTCGGACCGCTCGATCGACCGGCCCCAGTTCGAGACCGCGGGCCCGTTCACCCCGACCGGTCGAGACGAGCCGATGTACGGGACAACGGGCATCGCCGACGACCTGATGACGGCGACCAGACGAGCCGTCCGGAGCATGGTCGACCACCTCCAGAACGAGCGTGGACTCGAGCGCGACGACGCCTACATGCTGTGTTCGGCGGCCGTCGACCTGAAGATCAACGAGGCCGTCAACGCGCCGAACTGGGTCGTCTCCGCGTACCTCCCGGAGAGCATCTTTCCCGAGGCGAAGCAGCGACCCACGCGTGCGTGA